The genomic interval CAATTTTACTAATGAAAATTCTATATCATGAAAAAAGTTTTAAAATTTATTTTTCGTTTATTAGTGCTATTCATTGTAGCATTTGTGATATTTTTCTTTTGGGCTTCCTCTTCAAATTTAGAAGAATCAGAATATGAGAGATTGATTGTAAATCAGTTTGAAAGCACCGTAACAAACGATTCTATTTATAGTGTTGTTACCTATAATATTGGGTATTTAAGTGGTATGACGAACAATAGAGCAGTTGATAAACCTAAAGAGTTGTACGATGGAAATTTGAATAAAGTTATTTCAGAAATTAAAAAGGAAAATCCAGATATTATTGCTTTTCAAGAGATAGATTATAATGCATCTCGATCGTATAATGTAAATCAGCAAAACGAAATTGCTAAGCTCGGATATAACTATGTAGCAGAAGGAGTAAACTTTGACGAAAAATATCTGCCATATCCATATTGGCCACCAAAATATCATTTTGGAAAAGTAATTTCAGGTCAATCTATTTTAAGTAAATACGCGTTAAAAGACTATAAAAGAATTGTTTTACAACGAGTAGCGGATGCGCCTTTTTATAGAGATGCATTGTATTTAGAACGATTAGCGCAAATAACAAAAGTTGAGATAGAAGGGAAAAAAGTTGTGTTAATAAATGTTCATTTAGAAGCGTTTGATAAGATAACAAGAGTGAAGCAGTTTGAAGAAGTAATGGGGTTATTTAATCAGTATAAAGATAAATATCCTACTATTTTATTAGGGGACTTTAATTCAGAAGCAAGAGATGAGGATGCAATTATTCAGAAACTATTTGTTGAAGAAGGAGTCGGGAATGCTGCATTCAATGCTAAAAATCCAATAAATACGTTTGATTCTAAAAAGCCTTATAAACGAATAGATTATATCTTTTATACTGAAAACTCTATTGAATATGTTGACGGAAAAGTACTAACTCAGTTTGGAGAAGCTTCTGATCATTTACCTGTTCAGATGAGGTTTAAACTTAAATATTCAACCAATAAGTAAACTTTAAATTTAAAGTTCTAAACCTAGGTGAGAATATATCTGTGTAATAATTATCATTATAAACAATATATAAATCAGAAAGTGGAGCAAAACGCCATTGTAATCGTGTATTTACACTAAAATTATTCCGTTGATTGCTATATTGTATAAAAGTAGACCAGAATAAACTTTTATTGAATGTTAAATCTATTTTTGGACCAATAAGCCAAATTGAAGCACTAGGGTATGGTTTTGGTAAATTTATTTCATCATAATTTATTTGCAATGAACCTGTAAATTTTGGTCTAATTCTATAAGTTAGATTTGCGTTTAAAGAATACTTTTCTCCATTAAAAAAACTACCAAAAGATGGTCTTAAGCTATAGGAGAAAGCTTTTCTTCCATCAGATCTATATCTAGCTTCAAAAGAAGTATAATGATAATCTGTGTTAGCTGGTAAAGGAACAGCATTGGAAGTTCCAGTTGGGTCAAAACTATCATATAAATGTGTAAACCTGTTTCGCATTTCTACACTTAATTGAGCATTGTTTTTATAACTAGCTTCCCATCGACTTATAATTAAATGGTCTGAGTTTTCGAAATTTAGTTCAGGTCTCCAAATAAAAATTGGAGTAACAGAGAAACTATGTTTTTGTAGTTTCTTACTATTAGTTGGCCAAAAAGTCCGTTCAATTTTTGGGGAAATTTTAAAAATATCGGTTCTTCTTATAAAGCCTAAATCTGACCTAAAATTATCAGCAACAAAAACGCCACTCATTCTAATATTATAATTACGAGTGTTATACTCAGTAGTTGCTCCAGCAGAATAATCATTCGTAGTAACATTTGGAGAAAACGACTTATTAAAAAAGTATTTTCCACTCCAGGTATTGTCTTTAGAAGCTAATCTATAATCAATTCCAAGCACTCTATTGAATTTGTCTTCATTTTTTAAAAATCCATACTCTTTAGTGGCTTGTTTATTGATGAAAAGTAAACTTAAACTAGACCTGCTAAATACTTTTTGTTGAATGGAAATTACCGAATTATTTACTGTCGGAATTTCATTTGCAACATCTTCATCTGTTTGCATGTTAAGAACGCCAATTCTTAAATTGTTACTGATTTTTCCGCTAAGTCTAACTCCAGCAAGAATGTTATTTTCTATACTATTTCCGTTAATATCTTTTGCAATTCCAATACGTCTAGAAAAGAAAGGATTTGCATCTCTATCATTTCCAAAATCACCAAATAAATCACTATTTTCAATAAAAAACTGCCTTCTTTCTGGTAAACCAACTTCAAAACGAGTTAGGTTGGTGACTTGCTGATCTACTTCTACCTGCGAGAAATCAGGATTTA from Lutibacter sp. Hel_I_33_5 carries:
- a CDS encoding endonuclease/exonuclease/phosphatase family protein, which gives rise to MKKVLKFIFRLLVLFIVAFVIFFFWASSSNLEESEYERLIVNQFESTVTNDSIYSVVTYNIGYLSGMTNNRAVDKPKELYDGNLNKVISEIKKENPDIIAFQEIDYNASRSYNVNQQNEIAKLGYNYVAEGVNFDEKYLPYPYWPPKYHFGKVISGQSILSKYALKDYKRIVLQRVADAPFYRDALYLERLAQITKVEIEGKKVVLINVHLEAFDKITRVKQFEEVMGLFNQYKDKYPTILLGDFNSEARDEDAIIQKLFVEEGVGNAAFNAKNPINTFDSKKPYKRIDYIFYTENSIEYVDGKVLTQFGEASDHLPVQMRFKLKYSTNK
- a CDS encoding DUF5916 domain-containing protein, with product MKNLLSLFFLWIYLGVSSQNKDKTVYVNYIDEEITVDAILNEASWSKAQPATNFFNYFPSDTVQALRQTEIKMMFDDKNLYVGIKVHAKSNDFITPSLRRDFRAGGSDNITLLFDTFNDGSNAIIFGSNPHGVKREMLLSGGGSELRGFNGAWDTKWVGESKIHENYYILEWKIPLSAFKYREGETKWRFNSYHFDTQDNERNTWVNIPQNQFIFSLAYMGDMIFEKPLGKSKSPISIIPYVNGIVGKDYENNTTLSDFKFGGDAKMTIGNSMNLDVTINPDFSQVEVDQQVTNLTRFEVGLPERRQFFIENSDLFGDFGNDRDANPFFSRRIGIAKDINGNSIENNILAGVRLSGKISNNLRIGVLNMQTDEDVANEIPTVNNSVISIQQKVFSRSSLSLLFINKQATKEYGFLKNEDKFNRVLGIDYRLASKDNTWSGKYFFNKSFSPNVTTNDYSAGATTEYNTRNYNIRMSGVFVADNFRSDLGFIRRTDIFKISPKIERTFWPTNSKKLQKHSFSVTPIFIWRPELNFENSDHLIISRWEASYKNNAQLSVEMRNRFTHLYDSFDPTGTSNAVPLPANTDYHYTSFEARYRSDGRKAFSYSLRPSFGSFFNGEKYSLNANLTYRIRPKFTGSLQINYDEINLPKPYPSASIWLIGPKIDLTFNKSLFWSTFIQYSNQRNNFSVNTRLQWRFAPLSDLYIVYNDNYYTDIFSPRFRTLNLKFTYWLNI